Proteins found in one Seonamhaeicola sp. S2-3 genomic segment:
- the lepA gene encoding translation elongation factor 4, protein MKNIRNFCIIAHIDHGKSTLADRLLDYTGSVTAREKQDQLLDDMDLERERGITIKSHAIQMDYEYEGEKYVLNLIDTPGHVDFSYEVSRSIAACEGALLIVDAAQSIQAQTISNLYLALENDLEIIPVLNKVDLPSASPEEVTDDIVDLLGCDPDEVIHASGKTGFGVDNILKAIIERIPAPKGNPNEPLQALIFDSVYNPFRGVETYFRVINGSIKKNQQIKFIATGKTYGADEVGTLKLKQIPKQEINAGDVGYVITGIKEAKEVKVGDTITDAVNPTQNAIAGFEDVKPMVFAGIYPVDTEDFEELRASMEKLQLNDASLVFQPESSAALGFGFRCGFLGMLHMEIIQERLEREFDMTVITTVPNVSYHAFTNKNPDEIIIVNNPSDLPDPSTLNRVEEPYIKATIITKADFVGNVMSLCIEKRGQITNQTYLTTERVELNFDMPLAEIVFDFYDRLKTVSKGYASFDYHPIGMKQSKLVRLDVLLNSQSVDALSALIHADNAHTIGKKMCEKLKELIPRQQFDIPIQAAIGAKIIARETVKALRKDVTAKCYGGDISRKRKLLEKQKKGKKRMRQVGNVEIPQQAFMAVLKLND, encoded by the coding sequence ATGAAGAACATTAGAAACTTTTGTATTATAGCACACATAGACCATGGTAAAAGTACCTTGGCAGACCGTTTATTAGATTATACGGGTTCTGTAACCGCTCGTGAAAAACAAGACCAGCTTCTTGATGACATGGATTTAGAGCGAGAACGCGGTATTACCATTAAGAGTCATGCTATACAAATGGATTATGAATATGAAGGAGAAAAATATGTTCTTAATTTAATTGACACCCCAGGTCATGTAGATTTTAGTTATGAAGTTTCTAGAAGTATTGCTGCCTGCGAAGGTGCACTTTTAATAGTTGATGCTGCACAAAGCATACAAGCGCAAACCATTTCTAACTTATATCTGGCTTTAGAAAATGATTTAGAAATTATTCCTGTTCTTAATAAAGTAGATTTACCAAGTGCTAGCCCCGAAGAAGTAACCGATGATATTGTGGACCTTTTAGGTTGCGACCCAGATGAGGTTATCCACGCTAGTGGTAAAACCGGTTTTGGTGTAGACAATATTTTAAAAGCCATTATAGAACGTATTCCAGCACCTAAAGGAAACCCTAATGAGCCTTTACAAGCCTTAATTTTCGATTCGGTTTACAACCCGTTTCGTGGTGTAGAAACTTACTTTAGAGTTATAAATGGTTCTATTAAAAAAAATCAGCAAATAAAATTTATTGCAACAGGTAAAACCTATGGTGCCGATGAGGTTGGTACACTAAAATTAAAACAAATACCCAAACAAGAAATTAATGCTGGTGATGTAGGTTACGTTATTACAGGTATAAAAGAAGCTAAAGAAGTAAAAGTTGGTGATACCATTACAGATGCCGTAAACCCAACCCAAAATGCTATTGCCGGTTTTGAAGATGTAAAACCTATGGTTTTTGCAGGTATTTACCCCGTTGATACTGAAGATTTTGAAGAGCTTAGAGCCTCTATGGAAAAACTACAACTTAATGATGCTTCTTTGGTATTTCAACCAGAAAGTTCTGCGGCTTTAGGTTTTGGTTTCCGTTGCGGATTTTTAGGTATGCTTCATATGGAAATTATTCAGGAGCGGTTAGAACGTGAGTTTGATATGACTGTTATTACAACCGTACCAAACGTAAGCTACCACGCCTTTACCAATAAAAACCCTGATGAGATTATTATTGTAAACAACCCGTCTGATTTACCAGACCCTTCAACCTTAAACCGTGTTGAAGAACCTTATATTAAAGCAACCATTATTACCAAAGCCGATTTTGTTGGTAATGTTATGAGTTTGTGTATTGAAAAACGCGGACAAATAACTAACCAAACCTATTTAACTACAGAGCGTGTAGAACTTAATTTTGATATGCCACTGGCTGAAATAGTTTTTGATTTTTACGATAGATTAAAAACCGTATCAAAAGGGTACGCCTCTTTTGATTACCACCCAATTGGCATGAAACAATCTAAATTAGTACGATTAGATGTTTTATTAAACTCACAATCTGTTGATGCGCTTTCAGCATTAATACACGCCGATAATGCCCACACCATTGGTAAAAAAATGTGTGAAAAATTAAAAGAATTAATTCCGCGACAACAATTCGATATTCCAATTCAAGCCGCTATTGGCGCCAAAATTATTGCAAGAGAAACCGTAAAAGCGCTTCGTAAAGATGTTACGGCAAAATGTTATGGTGGTGATATTTCGCGTAAGCGTAAACTTCTAGAAAAACAGAAAAAAGGTAAAAAACGTATGCGTCAAGTTGGTAATGTAGAAATTCCGCAACAAGCTTTTATGGCGGTACTTAAACTTAATGATTAA
- the glgA gene encoding glycogen synthase has product MKALFYTREFPPYVYGGAGVHVEYLADELSKLMDLEVRCFGDQDFKDGNLSVKGFPFEDGVFKNADDKLKSVFKTLSTGLHMNANAVDADIVHCHTWYAHFAGIISKLCYGTPLVITTHSLEPLRPWKREQLGRGYDASSWVEKTAIEMADALIAVSEETKEDVIKHFNVDENKVKVIYNGINLQQYVQTSETSTLDVYGIDKTKPYVLFVGRITRQKGIIHLVNAIKYIDPETQVVLCAGAPDTKEIGEEMKEAVNQVKKTRDNVIWIDKMVTKEEIIQLYSHADVFCCPSIYEPFGIINIEAMACNTAVVASAVGGIKEVVVDGETGILVPLEQQKEAPFEPIDPDKFSRDLANGINKVINNDTLRTSMAQKGRKRVEDYFDWVAIAKQTKDLYKSLI; this is encoded by the coding sequence ATGAAAGCACTTTTTTACACTAGAGAGTTTCCGCCATATGTCTACGGTGGAGCTGGCGTACATGTTGAATACTTAGCCGATGAATTATCTAAATTAATGGATTTAGAAGTAAGATGTTTTGGCGATCAAGATTTTAAAGATGGTAACTTAAGTGTAAAAGGATTTCCTTTTGAAGATGGTGTATTTAAAAATGCTGATGACAAACTAAAATCGGTTTTTAAAACGCTTAGTACAGGCCTACATATGAACGCCAATGCGGTAGATGCAGATATTGTTCACTGCCACACTTGGTACGCGCATTTTGCGGGCATTATCTCTAAACTTTGTTATGGTACTCCTCTAGTAATCACTACCCATTCTTTAGAGCCTTTACGCCCTTGGAAACGTGAACAATTAGGACGTGGTTATGACGCTTCATCGTGGGTTGAAAAAACTGCTATTGAAATGGCAGATGCCCTTATTGCAGTTTCTGAAGAAACAAAAGAAGATGTGATTAAACACTTTAATGTAGATGAAAATAAAGTAAAGGTAATTTATAACGGCATTAACTTGCAACAGTATGTTCAAACCTCAGAAACCTCTACTTTAGATGTTTATGGCATTGATAAAACCAAACCTTATGTGCTTTTTGTAGGACGCATTACACGCCAAAAAGGAATTATTCACTTAGTAAACGCCATAAAATATATAGATCCAGAAACCCAAGTAGTGCTTTGTGCCGGTGCACCAGATACCAAAGAAATTGGCGAAGAAATGAAGGAAGCTGTTAACCAAGTTAAAAAAACAAGAGACAACGTTATTTGGATAGATAAAATGGTTACTAAAGAAGAAATTATTCAACTTTATTCTCATGCCGATGTATTTTGTTGCCCTTCTATTTATGAACCCTTCGGAATTATAAATATTGAAGCTATGGCGTGTAATACCGCTGTTGTAGCAAGTGCTGTAGGTGGTATTAAAGAAGTGGTTGTTGATGGAGAAACTGGAATTTTAGTGCCTTTAGAACAACAAAAAGAAGCACCTTTTGAACCTATTGACCCCGATAAATTTTCAAGAGATTTAGCCAATGGAATTAACAAAGTAATTAACAATGACACCCTAAGAACCTCTATGGCTCAAAAAGGTAGAAAACGTGTTGAAGACTACTTTGATTGGGTAGCCATTGCTAAACAAACCAAAGATCTATACAAATCATTAATATGA